From the genome of Clostridia bacterium:
CTATTGAGCCGGTAATAACAGGCGTAGCCATAGATGTGCCGGAAAGCGTTGCGTATGCGTTGCCCTTGTAGCAGGAATATATATCGGTGCCGGCGGCGCAGACCTCGGCCTTTTTGCCGGCTGTGGAGAACGGCGCCCGCCGCTTTTTGATATCGACTGCCGTTACGGCAACGCATTCCTCAAAGCGCGCGGGATAGCCCATCATATTTGCTCCCTCGCCGTCGTTGCCGGCCGCAGATACGATGCAAATGCCGCGCTCATACGCCATACGTATAAGCGCGGCGAAACGTTTTGTTGTGCGCGAGGCACAGAAGGACATGTTGATAACGTGAACATCCAGGGAGATGAGCCATTCCAGCGCGCGCTCCACATTTTCTATTTTTGCGCTGCCGTCCGCCTCAAACGCGCGCGCGACGTAAAGCGAGCACAGGGGAGCTACTCCTACCACGCCTACGCCGTTCTGCCTTGCCGCTATTATGCCCGCGACGTGTGTGCCGTGGCCGTTTGGGTCGGCGGGGAGCGCTTCGCATGCGCTTGTAAAATCGCGG
Proteins encoded in this window:
- a CDS encoding S8 family peptidase, translating into MCFKLTDFGVVKISTNGKKEVIDYGVQMVGAPLEWEETQGGAGIRVGVIDTGAESDHEDLLGAVAENRDFTSACEALPADPNGHGTHVAGIIAARQNGVGVVGVAPLCSLYVARAFEADGSAKIENVERALEWLISLDVHVINMSFCASRTTKRFAALIRMAYERGICIVSAAGNDGEGANMMGYPARFEECVAVTAVDIKKRRAPFSTAGKKAEVCAAGTDIYSCYKGNAYATLSGTSMATPVITGSIALLQAKARVRYGRRLTPSEIRLLLHMYAENLGDIGRDESYGYGLFTFDRLYYDTVKKAYVTASSRISARRPVCSLF